A window from Populus trichocarpa isolate Nisqually-1 chromosome 3, P.trichocarpa_v4.1, whole genome shotgun sequence encodes these proteins:
- the LOC18096910 gene encoding uncharacterized protein LOC18096910, with amino-acid sequence MGRSFTLVQTVTTAGVFSAVSYWYGFMFGRESARKELGDLIEDLRRGNPNSIEENQLGKSLET; translated from the exons atgggAAGATCATTCACACTAGTTCAAACAGTAACCACAGCCGGGGTTTTCTCTGCCGTTTCCTACTG GTATGGTTTCATGTTTGGAAGAGAATCAGCTCGGAAAGAGCTTGGAGACTTAATTGAAGATCTTCGCCGTGGAAATCCGAATTCAATTGAAGAGAATCAGCTCGGAAAGAGCTTGGAGACTTAA
- the LOC18096911 gene encoding beta-amylase 3, chloroplastic, with protein MTITLRSSTSFISLRHTRSLKTPDGFSGTVCFAQIKPSCRLQAKNSKQEAQLSQDDILVTEGRKSKNWEKLHAISGPDHSSSNSRVPVFVMLPLDTVTIGGNLNKPRAMNASLMALRSAGVEGVMVDAWWGLVEKDGPLKYNWEGYAELVQMVQKHGLKLQVVMSFHQCGGNVGDSCSIPLPPWVLEEMSKNLDLVYTDKSGRRNPEYISLGCDSLPLLRGRTPIQVYSDYMRSFRNRFKDYLGQVITEIQVGMGPCGELRYPAYPESKGTWNFPGIGEFQCYDKYMRASLEASAEAVGKTGWGQRGPHDSGQYNQFPEETGFFRRDGTWNTEYGQFFLEWYSGKLLEHGDKILAAAEGIFRGTGAKLSGKVAGIHWHYGTRSHAAELTAGYYNTRHHDGYLPMARMFSKHGVVFNFTCMEMRDGEQPQHANCSPEGLVRQVKMATRTARTELAGENALERYDAGAFSQVMATSRSESGNGLTAFTYLRMNKRLFEGDNWLHLVQFVESMSEGGRHGKLSECDSSGTNLYVGFIKDKSVQKTTEVALA; from the exons ATGACTATAACGCTGCGATCTTCGACTTCTTTTATCAGTCTAAGACACACCAGAAGCCTCAAAACTCCTGATGGTTTTTCCGGCACTGTTTGCTTTGCGCAAATCAAGCCATCATGCCGTCTTCAAGCAAAGAACTCAAAGCAAGAAGCACAGCTTTCGCAAGATGATATCCTGGTGACAGAAGGAAGGAAGAGCAAGAATTGGGAGAAACTACATGCAATATCAGGTCCTGATCATAGCAGCAGCAACTCTAGAGTGCCCGTGTTTGTGATGCTGCCACTTGACACAGTAACAATCGGAGGGAATTTGAACAAGCCAAGAGCAATGAATGCTAGCTTGATGGCCTTGAGAAGTGCAGGAGTCGAAGGAGTAATGGTGGATGCTTGGTGGGGATTGGTAGAGAAAGATGGACCTTTAAAATACAACTGGGAAGGGTATGCGGAGCTTGTGCAGATGGTGCAGAAGCATGGCCTGAAGCTTCAAGTTGTTATGTCCTTTCATCAGTGTGGAGGAAATGTCGGAGATTCTTGCAG CATTCCCCTACCTCCGTGGGTGCTTGAAGAGATGAGCAAAAACCTTGATCTTGTCTACACAGACAAGTCAGGTCGGAGGAATCCTGAGTACATTTCCTTGGGCTGTGACTCATTGCCATTGCTAAGAGGAAGAACACCCATACAGGTCTACAGTGATTACATGAGGAGCTTCCGCAACAGATTCAAAGATTACCTAGGACAAGTTATCACG GAAATTCAAGTGGGGATGGGTCCATGTGGAGAACTGAGATATCCAGCTTATCCAGAAAGCAAGGGCACATGGAACTTTCCTGGAATTGGGGAATTCCAATGTTATGACAAG TACATGAGAGCTTCACTGGAAGCCTCAGCTGAAGCAGTTGGAAAGACAGGCTGGGGACAACGTGGACCCCATGATTCCGGCCAGTATAATCAATTTCCTGAAGAAACTGGATTTTTCAGGAGGGATGGAACATGGAACACTGAATATGGACAGTTCTTCTTAGAATGGTACTCAGGGAAGCTACTAGAGCATGGTGACAAAATCCTAGCGGCTGCAGAAGGAATATTTCGAGGAACTGGAGCAAAATTATCGGGAAAAGTAGCAGGAATTCACTGGCATTACGGAACGAGGTCTCACGCAGCAGAACTAACTGCAGGATACTATAATACTAGACATCATGATGGATACCTACCAATGGCACGGATGTTCAGTAAACATGGAGTTGTGTTCAATTTCACCTGCATGGAAATGAGAGATGGGGAGCAACCACAACATGCAAATTGCTCTCCAGAAGGATTAGTGCGGCAAGTGAAGATGGCTACAAGGACTGCTAGGACTGAACTTGCAGGAGAGAATGCATTGGAGAGGTATGATGCAGGTGCATTTTCACAAGTTATGGCAACGAGTAGATCAGAATCTGGCAATGGATTGACTGCATTTACATATCTAAGAATGAATAAGAGGTTGTTTGAAGGGGACAACTGGCTGCATTTAGTGCAGTTTGTTGAAAGCATGTCAGAGGGAGGTCGCCACGGAAAACTATCAGAATGTGACTCCAGTGGAACTAACCTTTACGTTGGCTTTATCAAAGACAAGAGCGTTCAGAAAACTACGGAAGTTGCTCtggcataa